A section of the Gasterosteus aculeatus chromosome 10, fGasAcu3.hap1.1, whole genome shotgun sequence genome encodes:
- the tpm3 gene encoding tropomyosin alpha-3 chain translates to MEAIKKKMLMLKLDKENALDQAEQAEADKKAAEDRSKQHEDELLQMQKKLKGTEDELDKYSEALKDAQEKLEVADKKAADAEAEVASLNRRIQLVEEELDRAQERLATALQKLEEAEKAADESERGMKVIENRAQKDEEKMELQEIQLKEAKHIAEEADRKYEEVARKLVIVEAELERTEERAELAEAKCAELEEELKNVTNNLKSLEAQAEKYSQKEDKYEEEIKILTDKLKEAETRAEFAERSVAKLEKTIDDLEDELYAQKLKYKAISEELDHALNDMTSI, encoded by the exons ATGGAggccatcaagaagaagatgctCATGCTAAAGTTAGACAAGGAGAATGCACTGGACCAGGCTGAACAAGCTGAAGCCGACAAGAAAGCAGCCGAAGACAGAAGCAAGCAG CATGAAGACGAACTCCTGCAAATGCAAAAGAAGCTGAAGGGGACTGAAGACGAGCTTGACAAGTATTCGGAGGCCCTGAAGGATGCTCAGGAAAAGCTTGAGGTGGCTGATAAGAAGGCTGCTGAT GCTGAAGCAGAAGTGGCTTCCCTGAACCGACGTatccagctggtggaggaggagttggaTCGAGCTCAGGAGAGACTGGCAACGGCTTTGCAGAAGTTAGAGGAGGCAGAGAAGGCTGCTGATGAGAGTGAAAG AGGTATGAAGGTGATTGAGAACAGGGCtcaaaaagatgaagaaaagatGGAGCTTCAGGAGATTCAGCTGAAGGAGGCCAAACACATCGCAGAGGAGGCAGACCGCAAGTATGAGGAG GTGGCTCGTAAACTGGTGATTGTAGAAGCAGAGCTGGAGCGAACGGAGGAGAGGGCAGAACTTGCTGAAGC CAAATGTGCTGAACTGGAGGAGGAACTGAAGAACGTCACCAATAACCTGAAGTCTCTGGAGGCCCAGGCTGAGAAG TACTCTCAAAAGGAGGACAAATATGAGGAAGAGATCAAGATCTTGACTGACAAGCTGAAAGAG gctgagacccgggctgaGTTTGCTGAAAGATCTGTGGCAAAGCTGGAGAAGACCATTGATGATCTGGAAG ATGAGCTTTATGCACAGAAGCTGAAGTACAAAGCCATCAGCGAGGAACTGGACCACGCCCTGAATGACATGACATCTAT cTAA